In Vitis vinifera cultivar Pinot Noir 40024 chromosome 17, ASM3070453v1, one genomic interval encodes:
- the LOC100260418 gene encoding protein LEO1 homolog isoform X5 — protein MRMISGSKFISSKDGKNPKTKRDVHVKVGQTFVIAHGSCQFVTDLVNNCFHIANKIKGFINPIDLLNHAYLETKVPGSSTACIITLNEWCLHAVNMGDNGFILLRNEEILYESPVQQHTYKTPYQLGKANDSPEEIKLTELEPGDIIIAGSAGLFNNLFTHEIKDLVINEIRKDPAPSPDMIAAEIAKNATERSIDKCRFTPYSKAAWLAGKRHKGGKIGEMNMIKVSNTMGIEPKPFDPKMYVEEDTFVTDESGSKKRMRLENNIVRWRNVKNPDGTTSYESNARFVRWSDGSLQLLIGNEVLDISVQDAQHDQSHLFLRHGKGILQSQGRILRKMRFMPSSLSSNSHRLLTALVDSRHKKVYKIKNCITDIDPEREKEEKEKAVSQTIRANQLLNRKREKVNRKYTQTVDRGRQLSPGFLEEALDETWTKALGMGSPETLIGHSLSTVQQDDEPDYHDSHRHRRRFEDDLEMDTQAEKRIFNVKKGHKDIPHKSSLSAIKSSRRPVDFSDSEREESEYESDGEEDERSFSRKRAEEPEEEYAEEEEEEDEHDEEEAEANEESEEVEEPKQKGKEYAKRKGIESDEDSPPRKSASHRRMAFVYDSDEE, from the exons atgAGGATGATATCGGGATCAAAATTCATATCCTCTAAAGATGGGAAGAATCCCAAGACGAAAAGGGATGTCCATGTTAAAGTTGGACAAACATTTGTGATTGCACATGGATCTTGTCAATTTGTGACGGATCTAGTGAACAATTGTTTCCACATAGCTAATAAGATCAAGGGATTTATCAATCCCATAGACCTTCTCAATCATGCCTATTTGGAGACCAAGGTTCCAGGATCATCTACAGCATGTATTATAACATTGAATGAATGG TGCTTGCATGCTGTAAACATGGGAGATAATGGCTTCATTCTCCTGAGAAATGAGGAAATTTTATATGAATCTCCTGTACAACAACACACTTATAAAACTCCTTATCAGTTAGGGAAAGCTAATGATTCTCCGGAG GAAATCAAACTTACGGAATTAGAACCTGGAGACATAATAATAGCAGGAAGTGCAGGATTGTTCAATAATCTTTTTACTCATGAGATCAAAGATCTTGTGATAAATGAGATACGAAAAGACCCAGCTCCATCTCCCGACATGATAGCAGCGGAAATAGCCAAAAACGCCACTGAGAGATCGATTGATAAATGTCGGTTTACTCCTTATTCGAAAGCCGCATGGCTGGCCGGAAAGCGACACAAGGGTGGTAAAATTGGTGAA ATGAACATGATAAAAGTTTCTAATACAATGGGCATTGAACCAAAGCCATTTGACCCTAAAATGTACGTAGAAGAGGACACATTTGTGACAGATGAATCTGGATCCAAGAAACGCATGCGCTTGGAGAACAACATTGTCCGCTGGAGGAATGTTAAAAATCCAGATGGCACAACATCC TATGAGAGCAATGCGCGTTTTGTGAGATGGTCGGATGGCAGTTTACAGCTATTAATTGGGAATGAAGTTCTTGATATATCAGTGCAAGATGCCCAGCATGACCAATCACACCTTTTTCTTAGACATGGAAAG GGAATTCTCCAATCGCAAGGGAGAATTTTGAGAAAGATGAGATTTATGCCCTCGTCTTTGTCATCGAATTCTCACAGGTTGTTAACAGCTCTTGTTGATTCACGACATAAAAAGGTTTATAAGATTAAGAACTGCATCACAGACATTGATCCTGAGAgggaaaaggaggaaaaagaaaag GCTGTGAGTCAAACAATCAGAGCTAATCAACTTCTTAACCGAAAGCGGGAGAAGGTGAATCGAAAGTATACACAAACAGTGGACAGGGGGCGCCAACTGTCCCCTGGATTCTTGGAGGAAGCACTGGATGAG ACATGGACAAAAGCACTTGGAATGGGTTCTCCAGAAACTTTAATTGGGCATTCTTTGTCCACTGTTCAGCAGGATGACGAGCCGGATTATCATGATTCTCACCGCCATCGTCGTCGGTTTGAGGATGATCTTGAAATGGATACTCAAGCTGAAAAACGTATTTTTAATGTGAAGAAG GGACATAAAGACATTCCTCACAAATCATCCTTGTCGGCTATTAAATCATCTAGGCGTCCAGTGGATTTCTCTGACAGTGAGAGAGAGGAGTCTGAGTATGAAAGCGATGGGGAGGAAGATGAGAGGTCTTTCTCCCGGAAGAGGGCAGAGGAACCAGAGGAGGAATATgctgaagaggaagaagaggaagatgaACATGATGAAGAAGAGGCTGAAGCGAATGAAGAATCAGAGGAGGTTGAG GAACCAAAGCAAAAGGGTAAGGAGTATGCCAAGCGCAAGGGAATTGAATCAGATGAGGACTCTCCTCCAAGAAAGAGTGCTAGCCACCGGCGAATGGCATTTGTTTATGATAGTGATGAGGAGTAA
- the LOC100260418 gene encoding protein LEO1 homolog isoform X2 produces the protein MRMISGSKFISSKDGKNPKTKRDVHVKVGQTFVIAHGSCQFVTDLVNNCFHIANKIKGFINPIDLLNHAYLETKVPGSSTACIITLNEWCLHAVNMGDNGFILLRNEEILYESPVQQHTYKTPYQLGKANDSPEEIKLTELEPGDIIIAGSAGLFNNLFTHEIKDLVINEIRKDPAPSPDMIAAEIAKNATERSIDKCRFTPYSKAAWLAGKRHKGGPLCIYHNRFHFRHERKRRRIYACHSLMNMIKVSNTMGIEPKPFDPKMYVEEDTFVTDESGSKKRMRLENNIVRWRNVKNPDGTTSYESNARFVRWSDGSLQLLIGNEVLDISVQDAQHDQSHLFLRHGKGILQSQGRILRKMRFMPSSLSSNSHRLLTALVDSRHKKVYKIKNCITDIDPEREKEEKEKAVSQTIRANQLLNRKREKVNRKYTQTVDRGRQLSPGFLEEALDETWTKALGMGSPETLIGHSLSTVQQDDEPDYHDSHRHRRRFEDDLEMDTQAEKRIFNVKKGHKDIPHKSSLSAIKSSRRPVDFSDSEREESEYESDGEEDERSFSRKRAEEPEEEYAEEEEEEDEHDEEEAEANEESEEVEEPKQKGKEYAKRKGIESDEDSPPRKSASHRRMAFVYDSDEE, from the exons atgAGGATGATATCGGGATCAAAATTCATATCCTCTAAAGATGGGAAGAATCCCAAGACGAAAAGGGATGTCCATGTTAAAGTTGGACAAACATTTGTGATTGCACATGGATCTTGTCAATTTGTGACGGATCTAGTGAACAATTGTTTCCACATAGCTAATAAGATCAAGGGATTTATCAATCCCATAGACCTTCTCAATCATGCCTATTTGGAGACCAAGGTTCCAGGATCATCTACAGCATGTATTATAACATTGAATGAATGG TGCTTGCATGCTGTAAACATGGGAGATAATGGCTTCATTCTCCTGAGAAATGAGGAAATTTTATATGAATCTCCTGTACAACAACACACTTATAAAACTCCTTATCAGTTAGGGAAAGCTAATGATTCTCCGGAG GAAATCAAACTTACGGAATTAGAACCTGGAGACATAATAATAGCAGGAAGTGCAGGATTGTTCAATAATCTTTTTACTCATGAGATCAAAGATCTTGTGATAAATGAGATACGAAAAGACCCAGCTCCATCTCCCGACATGATAGCAGCGGAAATAGCCAAAAACGCCACTGAGAGATCGATTGATAAATGTCGGTTTACTCCTTATTCGAAAGCCGCATGGCTGGCCGGAAAGCGACACAAGGGTG GTCCTCTTTGCATCTATCATAATAGATTCCACTTCAgacatgaaagaaaaagaagacgaATATATGCATGCCATTCACTG ATGAACATGATAAAAGTTTCTAATACAATGGGCATTGAACCAAAGCCATTTGACCCTAAAATGTACGTAGAAGAGGACACATTTGTGACAGATGAATCTGGATCCAAGAAACGCATGCGCTTGGAGAACAACATTGTCCGCTGGAGGAATGTTAAAAATCCAGATGGCACAACATCC TATGAGAGCAATGCGCGTTTTGTGAGATGGTCGGATGGCAGTTTACAGCTATTAATTGGGAATGAAGTTCTTGATATATCAGTGCAAGATGCCCAGCATGACCAATCACACCTTTTTCTTAGACATGGAAAG GGAATTCTCCAATCGCAAGGGAGAATTTTGAGAAAGATGAGATTTATGCCCTCGTCTTTGTCATCGAATTCTCACAGGTTGTTAACAGCTCTTGTTGATTCACGACATAAAAAGGTTTATAAGATTAAGAACTGCATCACAGACATTGATCCTGAGAgggaaaaggaggaaaaagaaaag GCTGTGAGTCAAACAATCAGAGCTAATCAACTTCTTAACCGAAAGCGGGAGAAGGTGAATCGAAAGTATACACAAACAGTGGACAGGGGGCGCCAACTGTCCCCTGGATTCTTGGAGGAAGCACTGGATGAG ACATGGACAAAAGCACTTGGAATGGGTTCTCCAGAAACTTTAATTGGGCATTCTTTGTCCACTGTTCAGCAGGATGACGAGCCGGATTATCATGATTCTCACCGCCATCGTCGTCGGTTTGAGGATGATCTTGAAATGGATACTCAAGCTGAAAAACGTATTTTTAATGTGAAGAAG GGACATAAAGACATTCCTCACAAATCATCCTTGTCGGCTATTAAATCATCTAGGCGTCCAGTGGATTTCTCTGACAGTGAGAGAGAGGAGTCTGAGTATGAAAGCGATGGGGAGGAAGATGAGAGGTCTTTCTCCCGGAAGAGGGCAGAGGAACCAGAGGAGGAATATgctgaagaggaagaagaggaagatgaACATGATGAAGAAGAGGCTGAAGCGAATGAAGAATCAGAGGAGGTTGAG GAACCAAAGCAAAAGGGTAAGGAGTATGCCAAGCGCAAGGGAATTGAATCAGATGAGGACTCTCCTCCAAGAAAGAGTGCTAGCCACCGGCGAATGGCATTTGTTTATGATAGTGATGAGGAGTAA
- the LOC100260418 gene encoding protein LEO1 homolog isoform X1 — MRMISGSKFISSKDGKNPKTKRDVHVKVGQTFVIAHGSCQFVTDLVNNCFHIANKIKGFINPIDLLNHAYLETKVPGSSTACIITLNEWCLHAVNMGDNGFILLRNEEILYESPVQQHTYKTPYQLGKANDSPEEIKLTELEPGDIIIAGSAGLFNNLFTHEIKDLVINEIRKDPAPSPDMIAAEIAKNATERSIDKCRFTPYSKAAWLAGKRHKGGKIGPLCIYHNRFHFRHERKRRRIYACHSLMNMIKVSNTMGIEPKPFDPKMYVEEDTFVTDESGSKKRMRLENNIVRWRNVKNPDGTTSYESNARFVRWSDGSLQLLIGNEVLDISVQDAQHDQSHLFLRHGKGILQSQGRILRKMRFMPSSLSSNSHRLLTALVDSRHKKVYKIKNCITDIDPEREKEEKEKAVSQTIRANQLLNRKREKVNRKYTQTVDRGRQLSPGFLEEALDETWTKALGMGSPETLIGHSLSTVQQDDEPDYHDSHRHRRRFEDDLEMDTQAEKRIFNVKKGHKDIPHKSSLSAIKSSRRPVDFSDSEREESEYESDGEEDERSFSRKRAEEPEEEYAEEEEEEDEHDEEEAEANEESEEVEEPKQKGKEYAKRKGIESDEDSPPRKSASHRRMAFVYDSDEE; from the exons atgAGGATGATATCGGGATCAAAATTCATATCCTCTAAAGATGGGAAGAATCCCAAGACGAAAAGGGATGTCCATGTTAAAGTTGGACAAACATTTGTGATTGCACATGGATCTTGTCAATTTGTGACGGATCTAGTGAACAATTGTTTCCACATAGCTAATAAGATCAAGGGATTTATCAATCCCATAGACCTTCTCAATCATGCCTATTTGGAGACCAAGGTTCCAGGATCATCTACAGCATGTATTATAACATTGAATGAATGG TGCTTGCATGCTGTAAACATGGGAGATAATGGCTTCATTCTCCTGAGAAATGAGGAAATTTTATATGAATCTCCTGTACAACAACACACTTATAAAACTCCTTATCAGTTAGGGAAAGCTAATGATTCTCCGGAG GAAATCAAACTTACGGAATTAGAACCTGGAGACATAATAATAGCAGGAAGTGCAGGATTGTTCAATAATCTTTTTACTCATGAGATCAAAGATCTTGTGATAAATGAGATACGAAAAGACCCAGCTCCATCTCCCGACATGATAGCAGCGGAAATAGCCAAAAACGCCACTGAGAGATCGATTGATAAATGTCGGTTTACTCCTTATTCGAAAGCCGCATGGCTGGCCGGAAAGCGACACAAGGGTGGTAAAATTG GTCCTCTTTGCATCTATCATAATAGATTCCACTTCAgacatgaaagaaaaagaagacgaATATATGCATGCCATTCACTG ATGAACATGATAAAAGTTTCTAATACAATGGGCATTGAACCAAAGCCATTTGACCCTAAAATGTACGTAGAAGAGGACACATTTGTGACAGATGAATCTGGATCCAAGAAACGCATGCGCTTGGAGAACAACATTGTCCGCTGGAGGAATGTTAAAAATCCAGATGGCACAACATCC TATGAGAGCAATGCGCGTTTTGTGAGATGGTCGGATGGCAGTTTACAGCTATTAATTGGGAATGAAGTTCTTGATATATCAGTGCAAGATGCCCAGCATGACCAATCACACCTTTTTCTTAGACATGGAAAG GGAATTCTCCAATCGCAAGGGAGAATTTTGAGAAAGATGAGATTTATGCCCTCGTCTTTGTCATCGAATTCTCACAGGTTGTTAACAGCTCTTGTTGATTCACGACATAAAAAGGTTTATAAGATTAAGAACTGCATCACAGACATTGATCCTGAGAgggaaaaggaggaaaaagaaaag GCTGTGAGTCAAACAATCAGAGCTAATCAACTTCTTAACCGAAAGCGGGAGAAGGTGAATCGAAAGTATACACAAACAGTGGACAGGGGGCGCCAACTGTCCCCTGGATTCTTGGAGGAAGCACTGGATGAG ACATGGACAAAAGCACTTGGAATGGGTTCTCCAGAAACTTTAATTGGGCATTCTTTGTCCACTGTTCAGCAGGATGACGAGCCGGATTATCATGATTCTCACCGCCATCGTCGTCGGTTTGAGGATGATCTTGAAATGGATACTCAAGCTGAAAAACGTATTTTTAATGTGAAGAAG GGACATAAAGACATTCCTCACAAATCATCCTTGTCGGCTATTAAATCATCTAGGCGTCCAGTGGATTTCTCTGACAGTGAGAGAGAGGAGTCTGAGTATGAAAGCGATGGGGAGGAAGATGAGAGGTCTTTCTCCCGGAAGAGGGCAGAGGAACCAGAGGAGGAATATgctgaagaggaagaagaggaagatgaACATGATGAAGAAGAGGCTGAAGCGAATGAAGAATCAGAGGAGGTTGAG GAACCAAAGCAAAAGGGTAAGGAGTATGCCAAGCGCAAGGGAATTGAATCAGATGAGGACTCTCCTCCAAGAAAGAGTGCTAGCCACCGGCGAATGGCATTTGTTTATGATAGTGATGAGGAGTAA
- the LOC100260418 gene encoding protein LEO1 homolog isoform X4 → MRMISGSKFISSKDGKNPKTKRDVHVKVGQTFVIAHGSCQFVTDLVNNCFHIANKIKGFINPIDLLNHAYLETKVPGSSTACIITLNEWCLHAVNMGDNGFILLRNEEILYESPVQQHTYKTPYQLGKANDSPEEIKLTELEPGDIIIAGSAGLFNNLFTHEIKDLVINEIRKDPAPSPDMIAAEIAKNATERSIDKCRFTPYSKAAWLAGKRHKGGKIGPLCIYHNRFHFRHERKRRRIYACHSLMNMIKVSNTMGIEPKPFDPKMYVEEDTFVTDESGSKKRMRLENNIVRWRNVKNPDGTTSYESNARFVRWSDGSLQLLIGNEVLDISVQDAQHDQSHLFLRHGKGILQSQGRILRKMRFMPSSLSSNSHRLLTALVDSRHKKVYKIKNCITDIDPEREKEEKEKAVSQTIRANQLLNRKREKVNRKYTQTVDRGRQLSPGFLEEALDEDDEPDYHDSHRHRRRFEDDLEMDTQAEKRIFNVKKGHKDIPHKSSLSAIKSSRRPVDFSDSEREESEYESDGEEDERSFSRKRAEEPEEEYAEEEEEEDEHDEEEAEANEESEEVEEPKQKGKEYAKRKGIESDEDSPPRKSASHRRMAFVYDSDEE, encoded by the exons atgAGGATGATATCGGGATCAAAATTCATATCCTCTAAAGATGGGAAGAATCCCAAGACGAAAAGGGATGTCCATGTTAAAGTTGGACAAACATTTGTGATTGCACATGGATCTTGTCAATTTGTGACGGATCTAGTGAACAATTGTTTCCACATAGCTAATAAGATCAAGGGATTTATCAATCCCATAGACCTTCTCAATCATGCCTATTTGGAGACCAAGGTTCCAGGATCATCTACAGCATGTATTATAACATTGAATGAATGG TGCTTGCATGCTGTAAACATGGGAGATAATGGCTTCATTCTCCTGAGAAATGAGGAAATTTTATATGAATCTCCTGTACAACAACACACTTATAAAACTCCTTATCAGTTAGGGAAAGCTAATGATTCTCCGGAG GAAATCAAACTTACGGAATTAGAACCTGGAGACATAATAATAGCAGGAAGTGCAGGATTGTTCAATAATCTTTTTACTCATGAGATCAAAGATCTTGTGATAAATGAGATACGAAAAGACCCAGCTCCATCTCCCGACATGATAGCAGCGGAAATAGCCAAAAACGCCACTGAGAGATCGATTGATAAATGTCGGTTTACTCCTTATTCGAAAGCCGCATGGCTGGCCGGAAAGCGACACAAGGGTGGTAAAATTG GTCCTCTTTGCATCTATCATAATAGATTCCACTTCAgacatgaaagaaaaagaagacgaATATATGCATGCCATTCACTG ATGAACATGATAAAAGTTTCTAATACAATGGGCATTGAACCAAAGCCATTTGACCCTAAAATGTACGTAGAAGAGGACACATTTGTGACAGATGAATCTGGATCCAAGAAACGCATGCGCTTGGAGAACAACATTGTCCGCTGGAGGAATGTTAAAAATCCAGATGGCACAACATCC TATGAGAGCAATGCGCGTTTTGTGAGATGGTCGGATGGCAGTTTACAGCTATTAATTGGGAATGAAGTTCTTGATATATCAGTGCAAGATGCCCAGCATGACCAATCACACCTTTTTCTTAGACATGGAAAG GGAATTCTCCAATCGCAAGGGAGAATTTTGAGAAAGATGAGATTTATGCCCTCGTCTTTGTCATCGAATTCTCACAGGTTGTTAACAGCTCTTGTTGATTCACGACATAAAAAGGTTTATAAGATTAAGAACTGCATCACAGACATTGATCCTGAGAgggaaaaggaggaaaaagaaaag GCTGTGAGTCAAACAATCAGAGCTAATCAACTTCTTAACCGAAAGCGGGAGAAGGTGAATCGAAAGTATACACAAACAGTGGACAGGGGGCGCCAACTGTCCCCTGGATTCTTGGAGGAAGCACTGGATGAG GATGACGAGCCGGATTATCATGATTCTCACCGCCATCGTCGTCGGTTTGAGGATGATCTTGAAATGGATACTCAAGCTGAAAAACGTATTTTTAATGTGAAGAAG GGACATAAAGACATTCCTCACAAATCATCCTTGTCGGCTATTAAATCATCTAGGCGTCCAGTGGATTTCTCTGACAGTGAGAGAGAGGAGTCTGAGTATGAAAGCGATGGGGAGGAAGATGAGAGGTCTTTCTCCCGGAAGAGGGCAGAGGAACCAGAGGAGGAATATgctgaagaggaagaagaggaagatgaACATGATGAAGAAGAGGCTGAAGCGAATGAAGAATCAGAGGAGGTTGAG GAACCAAAGCAAAAGGGTAAGGAGTATGCCAAGCGCAAGGGAATTGAATCAGATGAGGACTCTCCTCCAAGAAAGAGTGCTAGCCACCGGCGAATGGCATTTGTTTATGATAGTGATGAGGAGTAA
- the LOC100260418 gene encoding protein LEO1 homolog isoform X3, which yields MRMISGSKFISSKDGKNPKTKRDVHVKVGQTFVIAHGSCQFVTDLVNNCFHIANKIKGFINPIDLLNHAYLETKVPGSSTACIITLNEWCLHAVNMGDNGFILLRNEEILYESPVQQHTYKTPYQLGKANDSPEEIKLTELEPGDIIIAGSAGLFNNLFTHEIKDLVINEIRKDPAPSPDMIAAEIAKNATERSIDKCRFTPYSKAAWLAGKRHKGGKIGPLCIYHNRFHFRHERKRRRIYACHSLMNMIKVSNTMGIEPKPFDPKMYVEEDTFVTDESGSKKRMRLENNIVRWRNVKNPDGTTSYESNARFVRWSDGSLQLLIGNEVLDISVQDAQHDQSHLFLRHGKGILQSQGRILRKMRFMPSSLSSNSHRLLTALVDSRHKKVYKIKNCITDIDPEREKEEKEKAVSQTIRANQLLNRKREKVNRKYTQTVDRGRQLSPGFLEEALDEQDDEPDYHDSHRHRRRFEDDLEMDTQAEKRIFNVKKGHKDIPHKSSLSAIKSSRRPVDFSDSEREESEYESDGEEDERSFSRKRAEEPEEEYAEEEEEEDEHDEEEAEANEESEEVEEPKQKGKEYAKRKGIESDEDSPPRKSASHRRMAFVYDSDEE from the exons atgAGGATGATATCGGGATCAAAATTCATATCCTCTAAAGATGGGAAGAATCCCAAGACGAAAAGGGATGTCCATGTTAAAGTTGGACAAACATTTGTGATTGCACATGGATCTTGTCAATTTGTGACGGATCTAGTGAACAATTGTTTCCACATAGCTAATAAGATCAAGGGATTTATCAATCCCATAGACCTTCTCAATCATGCCTATTTGGAGACCAAGGTTCCAGGATCATCTACAGCATGTATTATAACATTGAATGAATGG TGCTTGCATGCTGTAAACATGGGAGATAATGGCTTCATTCTCCTGAGAAATGAGGAAATTTTATATGAATCTCCTGTACAACAACACACTTATAAAACTCCTTATCAGTTAGGGAAAGCTAATGATTCTCCGGAG GAAATCAAACTTACGGAATTAGAACCTGGAGACATAATAATAGCAGGAAGTGCAGGATTGTTCAATAATCTTTTTACTCATGAGATCAAAGATCTTGTGATAAATGAGATACGAAAAGACCCAGCTCCATCTCCCGACATGATAGCAGCGGAAATAGCCAAAAACGCCACTGAGAGATCGATTGATAAATGTCGGTTTACTCCTTATTCGAAAGCCGCATGGCTGGCCGGAAAGCGACACAAGGGTGGTAAAATTG GTCCTCTTTGCATCTATCATAATAGATTCCACTTCAgacatgaaagaaaaagaagacgaATATATGCATGCCATTCACTG ATGAACATGATAAAAGTTTCTAATACAATGGGCATTGAACCAAAGCCATTTGACCCTAAAATGTACGTAGAAGAGGACACATTTGTGACAGATGAATCTGGATCCAAGAAACGCATGCGCTTGGAGAACAACATTGTCCGCTGGAGGAATGTTAAAAATCCAGATGGCACAACATCC TATGAGAGCAATGCGCGTTTTGTGAGATGGTCGGATGGCAGTTTACAGCTATTAATTGGGAATGAAGTTCTTGATATATCAGTGCAAGATGCCCAGCATGACCAATCACACCTTTTTCTTAGACATGGAAAG GGAATTCTCCAATCGCAAGGGAGAATTTTGAGAAAGATGAGATTTATGCCCTCGTCTTTGTCATCGAATTCTCACAGGTTGTTAACAGCTCTTGTTGATTCACGACATAAAAAGGTTTATAAGATTAAGAACTGCATCACAGACATTGATCCTGAGAgggaaaaggaggaaaaagaaaag GCTGTGAGTCAAACAATCAGAGCTAATCAACTTCTTAACCGAAAGCGGGAGAAGGTGAATCGAAAGTATACACAAACAGTGGACAGGGGGCGCCAACTGTCCCCTGGATTCTTGGAGGAAGCACTGGATGAG CAGGATGACGAGCCGGATTATCATGATTCTCACCGCCATCGTCGTCGGTTTGAGGATGATCTTGAAATGGATACTCAAGCTGAAAAACGTATTTTTAATGTGAAGAAG GGACATAAAGACATTCCTCACAAATCATCCTTGTCGGCTATTAAATCATCTAGGCGTCCAGTGGATTTCTCTGACAGTGAGAGAGAGGAGTCTGAGTATGAAAGCGATGGGGAGGAAGATGAGAGGTCTTTCTCCCGGAAGAGGGCAGAGGAACCAGAGGAGGAATATgctgaagaggaagaagaggaagatgaACATGATGAAGAAGAGGCTGAAGCGAATGAAGAATCAGAGGAGGTTGAG GAACCAAAGCAAAAGGGTAAGGAGTATGCCAAGCGCAAGGGAATTGAATCAGATGAGGACTCTCCTCCAAGAAAGAGTGCTAGCCACCGGCGAATGGCATTTGTTTATGATAGTGATGAGGAGTAA